The proteins below are encoded in one region of Metabacillus dongyingensis:
- a CDS encoding ABC transporter ATP-binding protein yields MSLQVTGSSWGEFFQLIRKTKPSKKRMAIAGTLSVLSTVVGLVIPLFTKNLIDDFSFDNFGSVHIFLLISAFIAQAITSGVSIYLLNHVGQHVVARLRERLWKKHIHLPVRFYDDHKTGEMISRMTNDTAILKGLITDHITNFFTGIIAIIGSFGILLYLDWQMTIIMLALIPLSILILLPLGRKMYKVSKGLQDETAGFTALLSEVLSHVRLVKSSNAEHREYSSGKSGVGRLFQFGLAEAKIHAWIGPLISLVIMSLLVVILGYGGLRVQAGVLSSGDLVAFILYLFQIVIPMTQFTAFFTQLQKAMGASERIIEILEEDEEDLHSGKEVEHIHQSIRFKEIEFAYKKEEQILNKITLEIKPGQTTAIVGPSGSGKTTLFSLVERYYLPTGGAIYLGDEQIDSFTLASWREQIGYVSQESPITSGTIKENICYGLTREVTDAEIVKAAKMAYADQFIEEYPDGYHTQVGERGVKLSGGQRQRIGIARALIRDPKILLLDEATSSLDSHSEIVVQKALGNLMAGRTTIVIAHRLSTVIDADQIIFLDKGRVTGTGTHAELLETHPMYREFAVQQLKLNDIRLNETV; encoded by the coding sequence ATGAGTTTACAAGTGACAGGTAGCAGCTGGGGGGAATTCTTTCAGCTGATACGAAAGACAAAGCCATCAAAAAAAAGAATGGCGATTGCAGGTACGCTCAGCGTTTTATCCACAGTTGTCGGTCTGGTCATCCCATTATTCACTAAGAATTTAATTGATGATTTCAGCTTTGATAATTTTGGAAGTGTACATATTTTTCTGCTGATATCAGCATTCATAGCACAGGCCATTACAAGCGGGGTTTCAATTTACCTGCTCAATCATGTCGGACAGCATGTCGTTGCAAGGTTAAGGGAAAGACTTTGGAAGAAGCATATCCACCTTCCCGTCCGATTTTACGACGACCATAAAACCGGTGAAATGATCAGCCGGATGACAAATGATACAGCCATCTTAAAAGGGTTAATTACAGATCATATAACAAACTTCTTTACAGGTATTATTGCCATTATAGGATCATTCGGCATTCTCCTTTATCTGGACTGGCAAATGACGATAATCATGCTTGCATTAATTCCTCTCTCCATTCTGATACTGCTTCCGCTGGGAAGAAAAATGTACAAAGTCTCTAAAGGTCTTCAGGATGAAACGGCGGGTTTTACAGCGTTATTAAGTGAAGTATTATCTCATGTCCGATTGGTGAAATCCTCCAATGCGGAACATAGAGAGTACAGTTCAGGGAAAAGCGGAGTTGGCCGCCTTTTTCAATTTGGTCTGGCTGAAGCAAAAATTCATGCATGGATTGGCCCGTTAATCTCACTTGTGATTATGTCGCTGCTCGTAGTGATCCTTGGCTACGGAGGCTTAAGAGTTCAAGCCGGAGTTTTGTCCTCAGGAGATTTAGTTGCTTTTATTCTTTATCTCTTTCAGATTGTCATTCCAATGACTCAATTTACGGCTTTTTTCACACAGCTGCAAAAAGCAATGGGTGCATCGGAGCGGATCATTGAAATTCTTGAAGAAGATGAGGAAGACCTTCACTCAGGCAAAGAAGTAGAGCATATTCACCAATCGATCCGCTTTAAAGAGATTGAATTTGCCTACAAAAAAGAAGAACAAATTTTAAACAAGATTACTCTTGAGATTAAGCCAGGTCAGACCACGGCTATTGTCGGACCGAGCGGAAGCGGAAAAACAACGCTGTTCTCATTAGTTGAACGTTACTACTTGCCGACAGGGGGAGCTATATATCTGGGGGATGAACAAATAGACAGCTTTACCCTTGCTTCGTGGAGGGAGCAAATTGGCTACGTCTCTCAGGAAAGCCCAATTACCTCAGGTACTATTAAAGAAAATATCTGTTATGGATTAACTCGGGAAGTGACGGATGCAGAAATAGTCAAAGCAGCGAAGATGGCCTATGCGGATCAGTTCATTGAAGAATATCCTGACGGCTATCATACTCAAGTAGGAGAACGGGGTGTTAAACTCTCAGGGGGGCAGCGTCAGCGCATCGGCATTGCCAGAGCACTGATCAGGGATCCTAAAATTCTCCTTCTCGATGAAGCAACCTCAAGCCTTGACAGCCATTCTGAAATTGTTGTTCAAAAAGCACTGGGCAACTTAATGGCAGGACGAACAACGATCGTCATCGCTCACAGGCTGTCCACGGTCATTGATGCTGATCAGATTATCTTTTTAGATAAAGGAAGAGTTACTGGAACAGGCACACATGCTGAACTGCTTGAAACGCATCCAATGTACAGGGAATTTGCAGTTCAGCAATTAAAGCTGAATGATATAAGATTGAATGAGACTGTCTGA
- a CDS encoding DeoR/GlpR family DNA-binding transcription regulator, whose protein sequence is MITPERHRIIIKVLGEKQVATIQELVDATSSSESTIRRDLSQLQKEKKLKRVHGGASLFHQKGEELSVIEKSSQNAAEKERIAKFAADLVKNGDSIYIDAGTTTMQMIPYLKDKEITVVTNGVSHLEMLLENQIPTYLIGGIVKPKTRALVGSAAQSGINAYRFDKCFMGVNGIHPEAGYTTPDPEEAAIKRLAITLSQEAYILADDTKFNEISFSKIAGLYEAAVITNELDEDTAYDFKEKTEIKVVTA, encoded by the coding sequence ATGATTACACCAGAACGGCACAGGATTATTATTAAGGTATTGGGTGAAAAGCAGGTCGCAACGATTCAGGAATTAGTTGATGCTACTTCTTCTTCAGAATCAACCATTCGAAGAGATTTAAGCCAGCTTCAAAAAGAGAAAAAACTAAAACGTGTTCATGGCGGAGCTTCTCTTTTTCATCAAAAGGGAGAAGAGCTCAGTGTCATCGAAAAGTCCTCACAAAATGCCGCAGAAAAAGAACGAATTGCTAAGTTTGCAGCAGACCTTGTGAAAAACGGAGACAGCATATATATTGACGCAGGTACAACAACCATGCAGATGATTCCATATTTAAAGGACAAAGAAATAACAGTCGTGACAAATGGCGTTTCACATCTCGAAATGCTGCTTGAAAATCAGATCCCAACCTACCTGATTGGAGGCATTGTAAAGCCGAAAACAAGAGCGCTTGTAGGCAGTGCAGCACAGTCAGGAATAAATGCATACAGATTTGATAAATGTTTTATGGGTGTGAACGGTATTCATCCGGAAGCAGGCTATACTACACCGGATCCGGAGGAAGCCGCAATCAAGAGGCTTGCCATCACCCTGTCTCAAGAAGCATATATCCTTGCAGATGATACGAAATTCAATGAAATTTCGTTCTCTAAAATTGCCGGCCTGTACGAAGCAGCGGTAATTACGAACGAACTGGATGAAGACACAGCATATGATTTTAAAGAAAAGACAGAGATAAAGGTTGTGACAGCATGA
- a CDS encoding NAD(P)H-dependent flavin oxidoreductase, producing MTWNHTSISRLLKIEYPIVQAPMAGGITVPKLVSAVSEAGALGSVGAGYLTSLQLDQQIKEIKGLTGKPFNVNLFVPEKEAGISKDDILAMKGVLEKFNMPAEDISFTYEKSQLNYEKQLEAVLQNDVPICSFTFGLPSIEAVRELKRAGRIVMGTATTVEEALLFEERGADVIVMQGSEAGGHRGTFKSSADSCIGTMALVPQAADALSLPIIAAGGIADARGIAAALILGADAVQLGSVFIPCTESGAPSAYKAKVLSSNEDETVLTRAFSGKYARGIKNDFIQKMKPFENSILPYPVQNEMTKSLRSHAAQELNSENMSLWAGQGLRMITESLTAKEILERLIGQVNAVTDSSWKGLNANGS from the coding sequence ATGACATGGAATCATACCTCTATAAGCAGGCTGCTTAAGATTGAATACCCAATTGTTCAAGCACCGATGGCAGGAGGAATTACTGTCCCGAAGCTGGTCAGCGCAGTCAGTGAGGCCGGAGCATTGGGATCAGTCGGTGCAGGGTATTTAACGTCCCTTCAGCTTGATCAGCAAATAAAAGAAATAAAAGGTTTAACAGGCAAACCCTTTAATGTGAATCTTTTCGTCCCTGAAAAAGAAGCAGGGATCAGCAAAGATGATATTTTGGCGATGAAGGGTGTCCTTGAAAAATTCAATATGCCGGCGGAGGATATTTCATTCACATATGAAAAGAGTCAATTAAATTATGAGAAGCAGCTTGAGGCCGTTCTTCAAAATGATGTGCCGATCTGTTCTTTTACTTTTGGTCTTCCTTCAATAGAAGCAGTCAGGGAGCTTAAACGGGCAGGCCGGATTGTGATGGGCACAGCTACAACAGTGGAGGAGGCTCTTTTGTTCGAAGAGCGGGGTGCAGACGTTATCGTTATGCAGGGAAGCGAAGCAGGAGGACACCGAGGTACATTTAAAAGCTCCGCTGATTCTTGCATTGGCACAATGGCTCTTGTACCTCAAGCAGCAGACGCTCTAAGCCTTCCTATTATTGCAGCCGGGGGAATTGCAGATGCAAGAGGAATAGCAGCAGCGCTGATCCTTGGTGCAGATGCAGTTCAGCTGGGAAGTGTTTTTATTCCATGTACAGAAAGCGGAGCCCCTTCTGCTTACAAAGCAAAGGTATTAAGCAGCAACGAAGATGAGACCGTTTTGACAAGAGCCTTTTCCGGCAAATATGCCCGTGGAATTAAAAATGACTTTATTCAAAAGATGAAACCATTTGAAAACAGCATTTTACCTTATCCTGTACAAAATGAAATGACAAAAAGTTTGCGCAGTCATGCTGCACAAGAGCTCAATTCGGAAAACATGTCATTGTGGGCAGGACAGGGTTTAAGAATGATTACAGAATCTCTGACTGCCAAAGAGATTTTAGAAAGATTAATTGGACAAGTGAATGCTGTTACAGATTCCAGCTGGAAGGGATTGAATGCAAATGGATCTTAA
- a CDS encoding HIT family protein, protein MEELCPLCNPEMIEDQKAVLSNEHCLFLQMPQKVLKGSGLIVPREHRPTVFDLTEEEWHATFSLLKEVKKWLDDMDQPDGYTIGWNSGETGGQHIFHAHLHVIPRFQDEPYAGRGIRSWLKDIDNMRPSIID, encoded by the coding sequence TTGGAAGAGTTATGCCCGCTTTGCAATCCCGAAATGATAGAAGATCAAAAAGCCGTTCTGTCCAATGAACATTGCCTCTTTTTGCAAATGCCTCAAAAAGTACTGAAAGGCTCGGGCTTAATCGTTCCAAGAGAGCACAGGCCAACCGTTTTCGATTTAACAGAAGAAGAGTGGCACGCAACTTTCAGCCTGCTGAAGGAAGTGAAGAAATGGCTCGATGATATGGATCAGCCTGATGGCTATACGATAGGATGGAATTCAGGAGAAACAGGCGGACAGCATATTTTTCACGCTCACCTGCATGTTATTCCCCGTTTCCAAGACGAGCCTTATGCAGGACGCGGCATTCGCTCCTGGCTGAAGGATATAGACAATATGAGGCCCTCTATCATAGATTAA
- the kynU gene encoding kynureninase gives MQMDLKKAAALDEKDELAHFRNEFYLKKDVIYLDGNSLGLPSKRAEAALISMLDAWKEYGIDGWTQGEKPWYTLSETLGEQSAFLIGAKSDEVVVTGSTTVNLHQLAASFFHPEKKRTKILADDLNFPSDIYALQSQLSLRGLDPNVHLVKAKSRDGHTLEEDDIIACMTNEIALVVLPTVLYRSGQLLNIEKLTKAARDRGILIGFDGCHSVGAVPHEFHKWGVDFAYWCNYKYLNGGPGASAGLFVHEKHLGKMPGLSGWFGSNKESQFDMDHSFTPAASAGAYQIGTPHIFSTAPLSASLQLFKEATLSAIRKKSLNMTRIMMDLIDSELSGFAFRIINPAEDDRRGGHVALQHPEAARICKALKQAGVIPDYRSPNIIRLAPVALYTSYEELWKTIQFLKDIMREKRYEQYENKREVIA, from the coding sequence ATGCAAATGGATCTTAAAAAGGCGGCAGCCCTTGATGAGAAAGATGAACTTGCCCATTTTCGAAATGAGTTTTATCTGAAAAAAGATGTGATTTATTTAGATGGAAATTCCCTTGGACTGCCTTCAAAAAGGGCAGAGGCCGCATTGATATCCATGCTTGATGCCTGGAAGGAGTATGGGATTGACGGCTGGACTCAAGGAGAAAAGCCTTGGTACACCTTATCAGAAACGCTTGGCGAGCAATCTGCATTTTTAATAGGGGCGAAGTCTGATGAGGTAGTTGTGACCGGATCAACAACAGTCAATCTGCATCAGCTCGCTGCAAGCTTTTTTCATCCAGAGAAGAAGCGTACGAAGATTCTGGCAGATGACCTGAATTTTCCATCTGATATTTATGCGCTGCAGAGTCAGCTGTCTTTAAGAGGGCTCGATCCGAATGTTCATTTAGTTAAGGCGAAAAGCAGGGATGGCCATACCCTCGAAGAGGACGATATCATTGCTTGTATGACAAATGAAATTGCATTAGTTGTTTTGCCTACCGTTCTTTACCGGAGCGGACAGCTTTTGAATATAGAAAAGCTGACGAAAGCCGCAAGAGACCGGGGGATTTTGATTGGGTTTGACGGGTGCCATTCAGTGGGGGCAGTGCCGCATGAGTTTCACAAATGGGGAGTTGATTTTGCCTACTGGTGCAATTACAAGTATTTAAACGGAGGACCCGGGGCTTCTGCAGGACTCTTTGTTCATGAAAAGCACTTGGGGAAAATGCCGGGCTTAAGCGGATGGTTTGGATCGAATAAAGAGTCTCAATTTGATATGGACCACAGCTTTACTCCTGCTGCCTCTGCCGGAGCCTATCAAATTGGAACGCCCCATATTTTCAGTACAGCGCCTCTGTCTGCGTCTCTTCAGCTTTTTAAAGAAGCTACTCTTTCAGCCATTCGCAAAAAGTCGCTGAATATGACAAGAATTATGATGGATTTAATTGATTCTGAGCTTTCAGGATTTGCTTTTCGCATCATCAACCCTGCTGAAGATGACAGACGCGGGGGCCACGTAGCTCTCCAGCACCCTGAAGCAGCAAGGATTTGCAAAGCCTTAAAGCAGGCTGGCGTCATCCCGGATTACCGATCGCCAAACATTATCAGACTGGCACCAGTTGCATTGTATACATCATATGAAGAACTTTGGAAAACAATACAGTTTCTAAAAGACATTATGAGGGAAAAAAGATATGAACAATATGAAAATAAGCGTGAGGTGATCGCATAA
- a CDS encoding DUF948 domain-containing protein, producing MTIVYISIALVVCALIYLGTSAFRTFKKAKPALQDLQETANRIQKQTEGIQTETTKLTATQEKIMSDVEYKKQTVQTTIEIAKETPETLKSFKEFLPAKKNERFTHKVRG from the coding sequence ATGACGATTGTTTATATAAGCATCGCGCTAGTAGTTTGTGCACTAATTTATTTAGGAACCTCTGCTTTTAGAACGTTTAAAAAAGCAAAGCCTGCATTGCAGGATCTTCAAGAAACGGCTAACCGCATCCAAAAGCAAACAGAGGGCATACAAACCGAAACAACCAAGCTAACTGCAACACAGGAGAAAATCATGTCAGATGTGGAATACAAAAAACAGACAGTCCAGACAACAATTGAGATCGCCAAAGAAACACCTGAAACATTAAAAAGCTTTAAAGAATTTTTGCCGGCTAAAAAAAATGAACGGTTTACTCATAAGGTACGGGGATAA
- a CDS encoding L-cystine transporter, with amino-acid sequence MSSILVIINIAVLLGLIFLLFFMQKKHVSFSKRVFAALGLGIVLGFAFQFIYGPENEVLLESIGWFNIVGSGYVKLLQMIVMPLVFISILAAFTKMKLSNNIGKISVLILGILVGTTAISAAIGIGTSLGFNLEAVQIEQGEAETARGEALDATYTEIQDQTFPQKILELLPGNPFLDFTGARPTSTIAVVIFAAILGLAFLGVKRKEPQHAELFANIVDAFYAIIMRVVTLILRLTPYGVLAIMTKTVASSDLDSILKLGKFVLASYVALLIMFIIHLLLLTLAGLNPITYVRKVLPVLTFAFTSRTSAGTLPLNISTQTKKLGVPEGIANFAGSFGLSIGQNGCAGIYPAMLAVMIAPTVGIDPLSPSFIFTLIAVVAISSFGVAGVGGGATFAAILVLSTMNMPIALAGLLISVEPLIDMGRTALNVSGSMTAGVLTGKVTKELDTDTYNNSGSSQLELEA; translated from the coding sequence GTGTCATCTATTTTAGTTATTATTAATATAGCCGTGCTTCTTGGTCTTATCTTTTTATTATTTTTCATGCAGAAAAAACATGTATCGTTTTCAAAACGTGTATTTGCTGCACTCGGTTTAGGTATTGTTCTCGGGTTTGCATTTCAATTTATTTATGGACCGGAAAATGAAGTACTGCTTGAATCGATTGGCTGGTTTAATATCGTTGGAAGCGGCTATGTGAAGCTTCTTCAAATGATCGTAATGCCGCTTGTTTTCATTTCGATTCTGGCAGCATTTACGAAGATGAAATTGTCAAATAACATCGGTAAAATCAGTGTTCTTATTTTAGGAATTCTTGTTGGGACGACTGCAATTTCTGCTGCAATTGGCATTGGCACTTCTCTTGGCTTTAATTTAGAAGCTGTCCAAATTGAGCAGGGTGAGGCAGAAACAGCAAGAGGAGAAGCTCTTGATGCAACTTACACAGAGATTCAGGATCAGACATTCCCTCAAAAAATCCTTGAATTACTGCCTGGTAATCCATTTCTTGATTTTACTGGAGCACGTCCGACATCAACGATTGCGGTTGTCATTTTTGCTGCAATCTTAGGTCTGGCATTCTTGGGTGTTAAACGGAAAGAACCTCAGCATGCAGAGTTATTTGCAAACATTGTGGATGCATTTTACGCAATCATTATGAGGGTCGTCACGCTCATTCTTCGACTTACTCCATACGGCGTGCTTGCCATCATGACAAAAACGGTGGCTTCAAGTGATCTTGATTCTATCTTAAAACTTGGGAAATTTGTTCTCGCTTCTTACGTTGCGCTGCTTATTATGTTTATCATTCACTTGCTGCTGCTAACACTTGCTGGTCTTAACCCAATCACATATGTTAGAAAAGTCCTTCCTGTATTGACGTTTGCCTTTACTTCACGTACGAGCGCAGGAACGCTTCCTTTGAATATCAGCACACAAACTAAGAAACTCGGTGTGCCAGAAGGAATCGCAAACTTTGCAGGATCTTTCGGTCTTAGCATCGGACAAAATGGCTGCGCAGGCATCTATCCCGCAATGCTTGCAGTTATGATTGCACCGACTGTCGGCATCGATCCTTTAAGTCCTTCTTTCATTTTTACATTAATTGCGGTGGTTGCCATCAGTTCATTTGGAGTTGCCGGTGTCGGCGGAGGGGCTACATTTGCGGCAATCCTTGTCCTCTCAACCATGAATATGCCAATTGCATTGGCAGGTCTGCTTATATCAGTTGAACCTCTTATTGATATGGGCCGTACGGCATTGAATGTCAGCGGCAGCATGACAGCTGGAGTGTTAACTGGAAAAGTGACAAAAGAATTAGATACAGATACGTATAATAATAGCGGCTCATCACAATTGGAGCTGGAAGCTTAA
- the kynB gene encoding arylformamidase: protein MIIDISRPIQKSTPTWPGDTPFDFELMWTKEASGSVNVGKLEMSTHTGTHIDAPFHVDSEGKKVHELDLSIYCGKAKVIHLQDVEVITAHELKKADLSETERLLIRTDSWDDPLRFPEKFSYFHPDAAAYLKEIGVKLIGVDVPSVDFMKSKELPAHHSFLEHSIFILEGLDLSAAEQGDYELIALPLPIVDGDGSPVRAILRTFK from the coding sequence ATGATTATTGATATTTCAAGACCTATTCAAAAAAGCACGCCAACGTGGCCAGGCGATACGCCATTTGACTTTGAATTAATGTGGACAAAAGAAGCAAGCGGATCCGTTAATGTAGGCAAACTTGAAATGAGCACCCATACCGGTACGCATATAGATGCACCCTTTCATGTTGACTCAGAGGGGAAAAAAGTGCATGAGCTCGATCTATCAATCTACTGCGGAAAAGCAAAAGTGATACACCTTCAGGATGTTGAAGTGATTACAGCGCACGAGCTGAAAAAAGCAGATCTTTCTGAAACAGAAAGGCTGTTGATCCGAACAGATTCGTGGGATGATCCGTTAAGGTTTCCGGAAAAGTTCTCCTATTTTCACCCTGATGCAGCTGCTTACTTGAAAGAGATCGGAGTCAAGCTGATAGGTGTGGATGTTCCTTCTGTTGATTTTATGAAAAGCAAAGAGCTTCCTGCCCATCATTCATTTTTGGAGCATTCAATTTTCATTTTAGAGGGGCTTGATTTAAGCGCAGCCGAACAGGGAGATTATGAGTTAATTGCTTTGCCGCTGCCGATTGTAGATGGAGATGGAAGTCCTGTAAGAGCGATTTTAAGAACGTTTAAATAA
- a CDS encoding MBL fold metallo-hydrolase, with the protein MVKKYQNLDDVQNTKNFSDLRKWMKERRSKQKDLSLSIERTEKTVEAELKNNRSDMSITWIGHSTFLIQLNEKNILTDPVWAERMGVQKRLTKPGLQIQDLPEIDFVLISHGHYDHLDFASIKQLKGNPVYYVPEGLKPAFKRRGYKQVIEANWWDSFEVYGGKLSFVPAQHWTRRTLWDTNSSHWGGWLIEDTVTPYTVYFVGDTGYFRGFKEIGSRYDIDAVLMPIGAYEPEWFMKVSHINPEDAIQAFLDLNSKGPFIPMHYGAYRLADDTGPEALGRLYSEWERLSLDKELLKVMKIGETWWRKQ; encoded by the coding sequence ATTGTGAAAAAGTATCAAAATCTTGACGATGTTCAAAATACGAAGAACTTTTCTGATTTGAGAAAGTGGATGAAAGAAAGAAGGAGCAAGCAAAAGGATCTTTCTCTATCGATTGAACGAACAGAAAAAACAGTTGAAGCTGAATTAAAAAACAATCGATCAGATATGAGCATCACCTGGATCGGCCATTCTACTTTTCTGATACAGCTAAATGAAAAAAATATCCTGACTGATCCGGTATGGGCAGAAAGAATGGGTGTTCAAAAACGGCTTACAAAGCCGGGTCTTCAAATACAGGATCTTCCTGAGATCGATTTTGTTCTAATCTCGCATGGACATTATGACCACCTTGATTTTGCGAGCATTAAACAATTAAAAGGAAATCCGGTATATTATGTGCCGGAAGGCTTGAAACCTGCTTTTAAAAGAAGAGGATATAAGCAGGTAATAGAAGCAAATTGGTGGGATTCATTTGAAGTATATGGCGGAAAGCTATCCTTCGTTCCTGCTCAGCATTGGACAAGGAGAACTCTTTGGGATACCAACTCTTCTCATTGGGGAGGGTGGTTGATAGAGGATACTGTCACGCCCTACACAGTATATTTCGTTGGTGATACAGGTTATTTCAGAGGATTTAAAGAGATTGGGAGCAGATACGATATCGATGCAGTCCTAATGCCGATTGGAGCCTATGAGCCGGAGTGGTTTATGAAGGTTTCCCACATAAATCCGGAAGACGCGATTCAGGCGTTTCTTGATTTAAATTCGAAAGGTCCATTTATCCCCATGCATTATGGCGCATACAGACTGGCAGATGATACAGGACCCGAAGCCCTCGGGCGCCTGTATTCAGAATGGGAAAGACTTTCGCTTGATAAAGAGCTGCTTAAGGTCATGAAAATCGGAGAAACTTGGTGGAGAAAGCAGTAG
- a CDS encoding protein-glutamine gamma-glutamyltransferase: protein MIKIQNAYQSNNILNTSILTGEQKEILDLMVKYEEVYSYEHFNQLKFELDLRIEIVKAATALYQSGVKFTTFENSRCNPALWNLTRQGAIVIKPGVLPSEGIRDLYANGKLYAFECATAIVAVFYKAVLEIIEERHFNRLFAGMILYDWHYDDDLGVFTRRGNDYLPGDCVYFKNPDFDPEKPQWRGENAIDMGYDLYYGHGIGIKDAEGIIASLNKYRKEGAVQTAYLLSQVTRLDYRYLYVYRKAGREIQGTFPLADDQKIISKIGSAVYLK, encoded by the coding sequence GTGATTAAAATACAGAATGCTTATCAAAGCAATAATATATTAAATACATCCATATTAACCGGCGAGCAAAAAGAGATCCTGGATTTAATGGTAAAGTATGAAGAAGTTTATTCCTATGAACATTTTAATCAGCTAAAATTCGAATTGGACCTAAGAATTGAAATTGTAAAAGCGGCAACAGCTTTGTATCAAAGCGGCGTAAAGTTCACCACCTTTGAAAATTCCCGCTGCAACCCGGCACTGTGGAATCTGACAAGGCAAGGGGCGATTGTCATAAAGCCGGGAGTTCTGCCGTCAGAAGGGATCCGGGATCTTTATGCAAACGGAAAGCTTTATGCCTTTGAGTGCGCGACCGCCATTGTGGCCGTCTTTTACAAAGCGGTGCTTGAGATCATTGAAGAGCGTCATTTCAATCGGCTATTTGCCGGAATGATTCTCTATGACTGGCATTACGATGATGATCTGGGCGTTTTTACAAGAAGGGGAAATGATTATTTACCGGGGGACTGTGTATATTTTAAAAACCCGGATTTCGATCCTGAAAAGCCTCAGTGGCGCGGAGAAAATGCAATCGATATGGGATATGATCTCTATTACGGCCATGGAATTGGAATAAAAGATGCAGAAGGAATTATCGCTTCATTGAATAAATACCGGAAAGAGGGAGCTGTTCAGACTGCATATCTGCTTTCACAGGTTACAAGGCTGGATTACAGATATTTATATGTTTACAGAAAGGCAGGCAGAGAAATCCAGGGAACTTTCCCGCTCGCTGATGATCAGAAAATCATTTCTAAGATCGGCTCGGCTGTTTATCTAAAATAA
- the pfkB gene encoding 1-phosphofructokinase produces the protein MIYTCTLNPSIDYVVKVNDFKEGHLNRTDSASVFPGGKGINVSRVLKRLGTESTALGFAGGFTGQFIKEFLSSEGITHDFISVSDQTRINVKLKSVKETEINGQGPGITAEQKLELLGKIGEMQAEDVLVLAGSIPSALDETFYKEIADTCLKNGVNVVIDASGDALRSTFSSKPFLIKPNHHELGELFDTKVSSAQEAVHYGKKLLEEGVQNVIVSMAEKGAIFINRHGAFFANVPSGEVKNSVGAGDSVVAGFIAGFKQHGDFKKAFKQGVATGSATAFSEDLTTKEFAAELINEVNVNEII, from the coding sequence ATGATTTATACATGTACGCTGAACCCTTCCATCGATTATGTCGTGAAGGTAAACGATTTTAAAGAAGGGCACCTTAATCGCACGGATAGCGCAAGCGTTTTTCCGGGCGGGAAAGGAATCAATGTTTCAAGAGTTCTGAAGCGGCTTGGAACAGAAAGTACAGCACTTGGCTTTGCAGGCGGATTTACAGGCCAATTCATTAAAGAGTTTCTCTCATCAGAAGGAATTACACATGATTTTATCAGTGTTTCAGATCAAACGAGAATTAACGTCAAGCTAAAATCTGTTAAAGAGACAGAAATTAATGGACAAGGCCCTGGGATTACTGCTGAACAGAAGCTTGAGCTGCTGGGGAAAATCGGTGAAATGCAGGCTGAGGATGTCCTCGTTTTAGCTGGAAGTATTCCATCCGCTCTTGATGAAACCTTTTACAAAGAAATAGCTGATACATGCTTGAAAAATGGTGTGAACGTTGTCATTGATGCTTCAGGCGATGCTTTAAGAAGCACATTCTCAAGCAAGCCGTTCCTGATTAAGCCGAACCATCATGAATTAGGGGAGCTATTCGATACAAAGGTCAGCAGCGCCCAAGAAGCTGTTCATTATGGGAAGAAGCTGCTTGAAGAGGGCGTGCAGAATGTGATTGTTTCAATGGCTGAAAAAGGAGCCATTTTCATTAATCGGCATGGAGCTTTTTTTGCCAATGTACCATCTGGAGAAGTAAAGAATTCAGTGGGTGCAGGAGATTCAGTTGTTGCCGGCTTTATTGCAGGATTTAAACAGCATGGCGATTTTAAAAAAGCCTTTAAGCAGGGCGTTGCAACCGGAAGTGCAACTGCTTTTTCAGAAGATTTAACTACAAAAGAGTTTGCTGCTGAGCTCATAAATGAAGTAAATGTCAATGAGATAATTTAG